The proteins below are encoded in one region of Microbispora sp. NBC_01189:
- a CDS encoding extracellular solute-binding protein produces the protein MLVATTMAACGGGGEDDGAKASAPKAPATIPELTKDPLTLSFIWFDWPPAHALEDFANAEYTKERSNVTIKVKTVPNANWHDAMFTQFAAHKTDFDIPILDSQHIGEAVTNGNILDITDFVKKNIDVKAYNPYLLAAYGQYPQAETGQRDENASLYGLPLLGDTWTMIYRKDLIGDKPPQTWDEMISVAEKCQADNPGVSGLAFHQANGSDAAAVTYNTVNGVYGGNLWDAKTRKIDGIVNDAAGQEAMDVLVNKMKPLTAKGSGNWFIDEVNAAVAQGKACIAFNWIAASGGLLDPKQSTLGTTREQILDKLGFAPLPTQKTNLVPLGGMGMHVSAYSPQANQAEALNFMKWFEQADIQKKWAAAGGVPARTDALESPEFLNAGPFNKVYADSVPRMRDMWNVPEYARLIDIENTNVNAALNGAKKPKDALDDIAKEQQGVLDAGSGKGGGGL, from the coding sequence ATGTTGGTGGCCACGACGATGGCGGCCTGCGGCGGCGGCGGCGAGGACGACGGCGCGAAGGCGAGCGCCCCCAAGGCGCCGGCGACCATCCCGGAGCTCACCAAGGACCCGCTGACCCTCAGCTTCATCTGGTTCGACTGGCCCCCCGCCCACGCGCTGGAAGACTTCGCGAACGCGGAGTACACCAAGGAGCGGTCGAACGTGACCATCAAGGTCAAGACCGTGCCGAACGCGAACTGGCACGACGCGATGTTCACCCAGTTCGCAGCGCACAAGACCGACTTCGACATCCCGATCCTGGACTCGCAGCACATCGGCGAGGCCGTGACGAACGGCAACATCCTCGACATCACCGACTTCGTCAAGAAGAACATCGACGTCAAGGCCTACAACCCGTACCTCCTCGCGGCCTACGGCCAGTACCCCCAGGCGGAGACCGGGCAGCGCGACGAGAACGCCAGCCTGTACGGACTGCCGCTGCTCGGCGACACCTGGACGATGATCTACCGAAAGGACCTGATCGGCGACAAGCCACCGCAGACCTGGGACGAGATGATCTCAGTCGCCGAGAAGTGCCAGGCGGACAACCCTGGCGTCAGCGGGCTGGCTTTCCATCAGGCCAACGGCTCCGACGCCGCGGCCGTGACCTACAACACGGTCAACGGCGTCTACGGCGGCAACCTCTGGGACGCCAAGACGCGCAAGATCGACGGCATCGTCAACGACGCCGCGGGCCAGGAGGCGATGGACGTCCTGGTCAACAAGATGAAGCCGCTGACCGCCAAGGGCTCCGGCAACTGGTTCATCGACGAGGTGAACGCGGCGGTCGCCCAGGGCAAGGCATGCATCGCGTTCAACTGGATCGCCGCGAGCGGCGGCCTGCTCGACCCGAAGCAGTCGACGCTCGGCACCACGCGGGAGCAGATTCTCGACAAGCTGGGTTTCGCCCCCCTGCCGACCCAGAAGACGAACCTGGTGCCTCTCGGCGGCATGGGGATGCACGTGTCGGCCTACTCGCCCCAGGCGAACCAGGCAGAGGCCCTGAACTTCATGAAGTGGTTCGAGCAGGCTGACATCCAGAAGAAGTGGGCCGCCGCCGGTGGCGTGCCGGCGCGTACGGACGCCCTGGAGTCGCCCGAGTTCCTCAATGCCGGGCCGTTCAACAAGGTGTACGCCGACTCGGTTCCGCGGATGCGGGACATGTGGAACGTGCCCGAGTACGCGCGCCTCATCGACATTGAGAACACCAACGTGAACGCGGCTCTCAACGGCGCGAAGAAGCCGAAGGACGCGCTCGACGACATCGCCAAGGAGCAGCAGGGCGTGCTCGACGCCGGCAGCGGCAAGGGCGGCGGCGGACTGTGA
- a CDS encoding DJ-1/PfpI family protein translates to MPRALLLTGDAAEELDTMYPYYRVQEGGWDVDVSSRTMRDVQLVIHEFDPNSDAYVEKNGRKLPVDVPWAEVDVERYDALIIPGGRAPEWIRVDADVRRITEHFFARNLPIALVCHGAQVPAVYGLLKGRKTACFPPITGDMENAGATVIDAPDVVDGNLVSCRGWPDMPQFGRVMMEVFSKSVSSASA, encoded by the coding sequence GTGCCCAGAGCGCTGCTCCTTACCGGCGACGCCGCCGAGGAGCTCGACACCATGTATCCCTACTACCGCGTGCAGGAGGGCGGCTGGGACGTTGACGTCTCGTCCCGGACGATGCGTGACGTTCAGCTGGTCATCCACGAGTTCGACCCCAACTCCGACGCCTACGTGGAGAAGAACGGCCGGAAGCTGCCGGTCGACGTGCCCTGGGCCGAGGTCGACGTCGAGCGCTATGACGCCCTCATCATCCCTGGGGGACGTGCCCCCGAGTGGATCCGGGTCGACGCCGACGTCAGGCGCATCACCGAGCACTTCTTCGCGCGTAACCTCCCGATCGCGCTGGTGTGCCACGGTGCGCAGGTGCCGGCTGTGTACGGGCTGCTGAAGGGTCGGAAGACGGCGTGCTTCCCCCCCATCACCGGTGACATGGAGAACGCGGGCGCGACGGTCATCGACGCTCCCGACGTCGTGGACGGCAACCTGGTCTCCTGCCGCGGGTGGCCCGACATGCCGCAGTTCGGCAGGGTGATGATGGAGGTCTTCTCGAAGTCCGTCAGCTCCGCATCGGCATGA
- a CDS encoding ABC transporter ATP-binding protein: MGTVAVHGLCKSFGKVQALDGVTLDVPDGSFFVVLGPSGAGKTTTLRAIAGLEKLDAGSVHLDGRDATGDTPAARDLAMVFQSYALYPRRTAYENIASPLRARRCSSSEIAAAVEQMSSLLHIERLLQRRPAQMSGGEMQRVALARALVRRPRAFLMDEPLTNLDLKLRVEMRTELTRIHRSLGGTFVYVTNDQVEAMSMADQVAVLKEGKVQQVGTPAEVYERPANQWVAGFVGSPPISLLACHAEGDRLVGAEGWTLPRPRWTTAEDGRPLLLGLRAEDLSVEQRGSASLPGELYGLEPLGDRTLVDVRVGTEILKVKARPTVTGTPGERLHVTVDLDRAHLFDAGTGLALSEAGR; this comes from the coding sequence ATGGGAACCGTGGCGGTGCACGGGCTGTGCAAGTCCTTCGGTAAGGTCCAGGCCCTGGACGGGGTGACGCTGGACGTGCCGGACGGCTCGTTCTTCGTCGTGCTCGGGCCCTCCGGGGCAGGCAAGACGACGACCCTGCGAGCGATCGCCGGCCTTGAGAAGCTTGACGCCGGGTCGGTGCATCTGGACGGGCGGGACGCGACCGGTGACACCCCGGCCGCACGCGACCTGGCCATGGTCTTCCAGAGCTACGCCCTCTACCCGCGACGCACGGCGTACGAGAACATCGCTTCGCCGCTGCGGGCACGCCGCTGTTCTTCGAGCGAGATCGCCGCCGCCGTCGAGCAGATGTCGAGCCTGCTGCACATCGAACGTCTGCTGCAGCGTCGTCCCGCGCAGATGTCGGGCGGTGAGATGCAGCGTGTCGCCCTGGCCCGGGCGCTGGTCCGTCGCCCGCGCGCGTTTCTCATGGACGAGCCGCTGACGAACCTCGACCTCAAGCTCCGCGTCGAGATGCGCACCGAGCTCACCCGCATCCACCGGAGCCTCGGGGGGACCTTCGTCTACGTGACCAACGACCAGGTCGAGGCCATGTCCATGGCCGACCAGGTCGCGGTCCTCAAGGAGGGGAAGGTGCAACAGGTCGGAACGCCGGCCGAGGTGTACGAGCGGCCGGCCAACCAGTGGGTCGCGGGCTTCGTCGGGAGCCCGCCGATCAGCCTGCTCGCCTGCCACGCCGAGGGAGATCGTCTGGTCGGGGCGGAGGGCTGGACGCTGCCGCGGCCCCGCTGGACCACGGCTGAGGACGGTCGTCCGCTGCTGCTGGGCCTGCGCGCAGAGGACCTGTCCGTCGAGCAGCGTGGGAGCGCGTCGTTGCCGGGTGAGCTCTACGGTCTTGAGCCGCTCGGTGACCGGACGCTGGTCGACGTCCGAGTGGGGACGGAGATCCTCAAGGTCAAGGCACGACCCACCGTCACCGGTACGCCGGGCGAGCGGCTGCATGTCACGGTCGACCTGGACCGTGCGCACCTGTTCGATGCGGGCACCGGGCTGGCGCTGTCCGAAGCCGGGAGGTAA
- a CDS encoding sugar ABC transporter permease, protein MSGPAPLTTDQPGQVASATPPAPGWSRRLSDRGLAVTFISPALLLLLAMSVFPLLWALYLSFTDYSATRGGPAHFVGFENYIAILTSAQVHLRAWTTLIYVVGAVALQTVLGFSIAYLISRRTHGRGVLTTLFLVPMMLSPVVVGLFWRFMLDAQFGVINSMLGSLGLGQVEWLTRQRTALISLIVVDTWQWTPFIMLIALAGLTAVPKYLYEAASIDRASEWFRFRTITLPLVWPLLLIAVLFRAIEAFRLFDLVYILTSGGPGVSTETLSFHVYKVAFLGFNTGTASAYGILMVLIVIVLAQLYLRYLNKLKED, encoded by the coding sequence GTGAGTGGCCCCGCCCCTCTGACGACCGACCAGCCCGGGCAGGTGGCGTCCGCGACGCCGCCCGCACCGGGCTGGTCCCGCCGCCTGAGCGACCGCGGGCTCGCTGTGACCTTCATCTCGCCTGCGCTGCTGCTGTTGCTCGCCATGTCGGTGTTCCCGTTGCTGTGGGCGCTGTACCTGTCGTTCACCGACTACTCGGCCACCCGCGGGGGGCCGGCCCATTTCGTCGGGTTCGAGAACTACATCGCCATCCTGACGTCGGCGCAGGTCCACCTGAGGGCCTGGACGACGTTGATCTACGTGGTCGGCGCGGTCGCCCTGCAGACCGTGCTCGGTTTCTCCATCGCCTACCTGATCTCACGGCGCACGCACGGGCGAGGAGTGCTGACCACTCTGTTCCTGGTTCCGATGATGCTGTCGCCGGTCGTGGTCGGGCTGTTCTGGCGATTCATGCTCGACGCGCAGTTCGGCGTGATCAACAGCATGCTCGGCTCGCTCGGCCTGGGGCAGGTGGAGTGGCTCACCCGGCAGCGAACGGCACTGATCTCCCTGATCGTGGTCGACACCTGGCAATGGACGCCGTTCATCATGCTCATCGCACTTGCGGGCCTGACCGCGGTTCCCAAGTACCTGTACGAGGCCGCCTCGATCGACCGGGCGTCCGAGTGGTTCCGGTTCCGCACCATCACTCTTCCGCTGGTGTGGCCGCTGCTCCTCATCGCCGTGTTGTTCAGGGCCATCGAGGCCTTCCGGCTGTTCGACCTCGTCTACATCCTCACCAGCGGAGGTCCGGGGGTCTCCACCGAGACGTTGTCGTTCCATGTCTACAAGGTCGCGTTCCTGGGCTTCAACACCGGAACCGCCTCGGCATACGGGATCCTCATGGTGCTCATCGTCATCGTCCTCGCGCAGCTCTACCTGCGCTACTTGAACAAGCTCAAGGAGGACTGA
- a CDS encoding GntR family transcriptional regulator, with translation MDDEAVIARRRGAMTGGTPPGRSRGRLADEVYDTLLGQLMSLRIEPGSRVTIDVLARELGVSQTPIRDALNRMEAEGLVVRVPHAGYRIPPQITRNRFEDMLEVRLLLEPAAARRSAERASSKQVAGLRRMLEEMAELQGGNGPMAYGAFGLRDAAFHDLVALSAENQVIRDALARLHTHVHLFRLLHDTQVTHLAMAEHEEVLAAVAARDPDAAAYAMRRHILLSGERFRRLFDEVKGADGMAVKA, from the coding sequence ATGGACGACGAAGCGGTGATCGCGCGGCGCCGTGGGGCCATGACGGGCGGAACGCCGCCGGGAAGATCTCGCGGCCGGCTCGCCGACGAGGTGTACGACACGCTGCTCGGCCAGCTGATGTCGCTACGGATCGAGCCTGGCTCCCGCGTCACGATCGACGTCCTGGCGCGAGAGCTGGGGGTCTCGCAGACGCCGATCCGAGACGCTCTGAACCGCATGGAGGCCGAGGGCCTGGTCGTGCGTGTGCCCCATGCCGGCTATCGCATTCCCCCCCAGATCACCCGTAACCGATTCGAGGACATGCTTGAGGTCCGCCTGCTCCTCGAGCCGGCAGCGGCGCGCAGATCCGCCGAACGCGCATCCTCGAAGCAGGTGGCCGGTCTGCGACGAATGCTGGAGGAGATGGCGGAGCTGCAGGGGGGCAACGGGCCCATGGCCTATGGCGCCTTCGGGCTGCGTGACGCCGCTTTCCACGATCTCGTCGCCCTGAGCGCGGAGAACCAGGTCATCCGCGATGCGCTCGCTCGCCTGCACACGCACGTGCACCTGTTCCGGCTTCTCCACGACACCCAGGTCACGCACCTGGCCATGGCCGAGCACGAAGAAGTTCTGGCCGCGGTCGCCGCGCGTGACCCCGACGCCGCCGCCTACGCCATGCGCCGGCACATCCTGCTGTCCGGCGAGCGGTTCCGGCGATTGTTCGACGAGGTCAAGGGCGCTGACGGAATGGCGGTAAAGGCTTGA
- a CDS encoding iron-containing alcohol dehydrogenase, translated as MLETVRGPRQLIVGEGVAQNIPRVVAECGSRVLVVTDRVLLGQPGVAEIVAAVREKVAVVGVFADATPDVPLADVALAVSVAAEVDADVILAIGGGTVIDLAKIVGVIRCHGGTPRDFYGESKVPGPTIPLVAVPTTSGTGSELTPVSVLTDPDRELKVGVSSVHIVPDFAIVDPELTYTCPATVTARSGIDAFCHAVESYTARPRAHGPRDPVEQVFLGRNPITDHYALLAAERIARSLPRAVRDGGDKDARADMSYGSMLAGLAFSHAGNAAPHALQYPIGAATHTPHGLGVGLLLPYALDAARDAIGDRLAILARVCGLDVTDASDAEAADTFLTWLNGLLVDIGIPATLADIGVARADLPRFAEMASGVTRLIQNHPGPTDTASLTAILEAAWIGDRTRHS; from the coding sequence ATGCTTGAGACCGTCCGCGGACCACGCCAGCTGATAGTGGGCGAAGGGGTCGCGCAGAACATCCCACGAGTGGTGGCCGAGTGTGGCTCGCGAGTCCTCGTCGTGACCGACCGGGTTCTTCTGGGGCAGCCGGGCGTGGCCGAGATCGTGGCCGCCGTACGGGAGAAGGTCGCAGTCGTCGGGGTGTTCGCCGACGCGACTCCGGACGTGCCACTCGCCGATGTCGCCCTGGCCGTCTCGGTCGCCGCGGAGGTGGACGCCGACGTGATCCTCGCCATCGGGGGTGGCACGGTGATCGACCTCGCCAAAATCGTCGGCGTCATCCGGTGCCACGGTGGGACGCCGCGCGACTTCTACGGCGAGTCGAAGGTGCCGGGGCCGACGATTCCTCTCGTCGCGGTCCCGACGACGTCAGGCACCGGCTCCGAGCTCACGCCCGTCTCGGTGCTGACCGACCCGGACCGCGAGCTGAAGGTGGGGGTCTCCAGCGTCCACATCGTGCCCGACTTCGCCATCGTCGACCCCGAGCTCACCTACACCTGCCCTGCGACCGTCACCGCCCGCTCCGGCATCGACGCGTTCTGTCACGCGGTGGAGAGCTACACCGCGCGACCCCGGGCCCACGGACCGCGCGACCCGGTGGAGCAGGTCTTCCTCGGCCGCAATCCGATCACCGATCACTACGCGCTCCTGGCCGCGGAGCGGATCGCCCGCAGCTTGCCCCGTGCCGTCAGGGACGGAGGCGACAAGGACGCGCGCGCGGACATGTCCTATGGGTCCATGCTGGCCGGGCTCGCGTTTTCCCACGCGGGCAACGCGGCTCCGCACGCCCTCCAGTACCCCATCGGCGCAGCCACCCACACGCCGCACGGCCTGGGCGTCGGGCTGCTGCTGCCCTACGCGCTGGACGCGGCCAGGGACGCCATCGGCGACCGGCTGGCCATCCTCGCCAGGGTGTGCGGACTCGACGTGACCGACGCCTCGGATGCCGAGGCCGCGGATACGTTCCTCACCTGGCTCAACGGGCTCCTCGTCGACATCGGCATCCCTGCCACCTTGGCGGACATCGGCGTGGCACGCGCCGACCTCCCGCGCTTCGCGGAGATGGCCAGTGGCGTCACCCGCCTGATCCAGAACCATCCAGGCCCTACCGACACCGCCAGCCTGACCGCGATCCTCGAAGCGGCCTGGATCGGGGACCGGACCCGACACTCCTGA
- a CDS encoding carbohydrate ABC transporter permease codes for MAVSVDEAVSTGPARDHTPSARRLGGRGRSVLEVALLTVLAVVMLFPVLWMIETSIKENRDVYAIPAKFFDFKVTLDHFKDVFASSGGGRSALSVSFLNSVVVAGVSTALATVLGVPAAWAYSRFAVKAKKDQLFFILSTRFMPPVVVVIPIFLMYRQVGLIDSKLGLILIYAAFNVPFTIWMMKGFVDEVPAEYEDAAMLDGYTRLQAFWKFTLPLLLPGIAATAVFALIFSWNEFVFAIFLTSSDNVRTAPPAIAGLIGGTTVDWGLVAAASVVFALPVLVFAYLVRKHLIAGVTLGAVRR; via the coding sequence ATGGCCGTCTCCGTCGACGAGGCCGTGTCCACAGGTCCTGCCCGCGATCACACGCCCTCCGCGCGCCGCCTCGGCGGCCGGGGCCGCTCCGTGCTCGAGGTCGCCCTGCTGACCGTGCTGGCCGTGGTGATGCTCTTTCCGGTGCTGTGGATGATCGAGACGTCCATCAAGGAGAACCGGGACGTCTACGCCATCCCGGCCAAGTTCTTCGACTTCAAGGTCACCCTGGACCATTTCAAGGACGTGTTCGCCTCCTCCGGAGGCGGTCGCTCGGCCTTGTCCGTCTCGTTCCTCAACTCCGTCGTGGTCGCCGGGGTCTCCACGGCGCTGGCCACCGTGCTGGGGGTCCCGGCGGCCTGGGCCTACTCACGCTTCGCCGTGAAGGCCAAGAAGGACCAGCTGTTCTTCATCCTGTCCACCCGCTTCATGCCGCCCGTCGTCGTCGTGATCCCGATCTTCCTCATGTACCGCCAAGTCGGGCTCATCGACTCCAAGCTCGGCCTGATCCTCATCTACGCCGCGTTCAACGTCCCGTTCACGATCTGGATGATGAAGGGGTTCGTCGACGAGGTGCCCGCGGAGTACGAGGACGCCGCCATGCTCGACGGCTACACCCGTCTGCAGGCGTTCTGGAAATTCACTCTTCCCCTGCTCCTGCCCGGCATCGCCGCGACGGCGGTCTTCGCCCTCATCTTCTCGTGGAACGAGTTCGTGTTCGCCATCTTCCTCACCTCCAGCGACAACGTGCGGACGGCCCCGCCCGCCATCGCCGGCCTCATCGGTGGAACCACCGTGGACTGGGGTCTCGTGGCCGCCGCCTCCGTGGTGTTCGCCCTGCCGGTGCTCGTCTTCGCCTACCTGGTGCGCAAGCACCTCATCGCCGGTGTGACGCTCGGGGCGGTGCGACGCTGA
- a CDS encoding NAD-dependent succinate-semialdehyde dehydrogenase, translating to MSDPMNVLAPEHRRLRIGDAWRDAAGGATFAVEDPATGKTIAEVADAGVVDGLAALDVASKAMAEWAATPPRKRSELLTATYRALTERSEEVARLITLEMGKPLAEARAEVAYGAEFFRWFAEEAVRVEGRYNTAPNGGYRILTVPKPVGPCVFVTPWNFPLAMGARKIAPALAAGCTTITKPASQTPLTMLFLARIMEEVGVPPGVVNVVTTKRSGAVVAALLADRRTRKLSFTGSTEVGRVLLRQAADNVLRTSMELGGNAALIVCADADLDVALDGAMVAKMRNIGESCIAANRIYVEEPVREEFTARFAERMGALSVGHGLDDGVDVGALIDEASVTTIDGLVADAVDRGARVLVGGERPDGPGHFYPPTVLVDVPEDARILEAEIFGPVAPIISFTSDDEVLAKANDTEHGLVGYVFTRDLQRALRFAEGLETGMVGVNRGLISDPSAPFGGMKQSGIGKEGSHEGILEYLDVTYAAIDLP from the coding sequence ATGAGTGACCCGATGAACGTCCTGGCCCCCGAGCACCGGCGGCTCCGGATTGGCGACGCCTGGCGCGACGCCGCCGGCGGAGCCACCTTTGCCGTCGAGGACCCGGCCACCGGCAAGACCATCGCCGAGGTGGCGGACGCCGGCGTCGTTGACGGGCTCGCCGCTCTGGACGTGGCGAGCAAGGCGATGGCGGAGTGGGCGGCGACCCCGCCGCGAAAACGGTCAGAGTTGTTGACCGCGACGTACCGGGCACTGACCGAGCGATCCGAGGAGGTCGCCCGGCTGATAACGCTCGAGATGGGCAAGCCGCTCGCCGAGGCTCGGGCAGAGGTGGCCTACGGCGCCGAGTTCTTCCGTTGGTTCGCCGAGGAGGCGGTGCGCGTCGAGGGGCGCTACAACACTGCTCCCAATGGTGGATATCGCATCCTCACCGTGCCGAAGCCGGTCGGACCGTGCGTCTTCGTGACGCCCTGGAACTTTCCGTTGGCCATGGGTGCCCGCAAGATCGCTCCTGCGCTGGCGGCGGGCTGCACGACGATCACCAAGCCAGCAAGCCAGACGCCACTCACCATGCTGTTCCTGGCCCGCATCATGGAGGAGGTCGGCGTTCCCCCGGGCGTCGTCAACGTGGTGACAACCAAGCGTTCCGGCGCGGTGGTCGCAGCACTGCTGGCCGACCGCCGGACCCGCAAGCTCTCGTTCACCGGGTCGACCGAGGTCGGGCGCGTGCTGCTACGACAGGCGGCGGACAACGTGCTGCGCACCTCCATGGAACTGGGCGGCAACGCGGCCTTGATCGTGTGTGCCGACGCGGACCTCGACGTCGCGCTCGACGGTGCCATGGTGGCCAAGATGCGCAACATCGGGGAGTCCTGCATCGCGGCCAACCGAATCTATGTCGAGGAGCCGGTGCGGGAGGAGTTCACGGCGCGCTTCGCCGAGCGGATGGGCGCGCTCTCGGTGGGTCATGGTCTCGACGACGGCGTGGACGTCGGGGCGTTGATCGACGAGGCCTCGGTCACCACGATCGACGGGCTCGTCGCCGACGCGGTCGATCGCGGCGCCCGTGTCCTGGTGGGCGGCGAGCGCCCGGATGGGCCGGGCCACTTCTATCCGCCCACGGTCCTCGTCGACGTGCCCGAAGACGCGCGGATACTGGAGGCGGAGATCTTCGGCCCGGTGGCGCCGATCATCTCGTTCACGTCCGACGACGAGGTGCTGGCGAAGGCCAACGACACCGAGCACGGCCTGGTCGGATACGTCTTCACCCGTGACCTCCAGCGGGCGCTCCGGTTCGCCGAGGGGCTGGAGACGGGGATGGTCGGCGTCAACCGTGGTCTGATCTCGGACCCGTCAGCTCCGTTCGGAGGCATGAAGCAGTCCGGGATCGGCAAGGAGGGGTCGCACGAGGGCATCCTTGAGTACCTCGACGTCACCTACGCGGCGATCGACCTGCCGTGA
- a CDS encoding ABC transporter ATP-binding protein, whose product MAGIEVTALHKRYPDGTVAVEHVDLSIGDGELFVMLGPSGCGKTTTLRAIAGLERQTTGDIRIGETLVNDLPPAERDIAMVFQFYALYPHLKTRDNLAFPLRAEGLPKAEVRERVDEAARLMRLAPLLDRRPNRLSGGEQQRVALARALVRRPRAFLMDEPLTNLDAELRADMRTEIKHLQGELGTTMVYVTHDQVEAMSLGHRIAILNKGRVEQIGTPLEVYDRPASLFCAAFIGSPPMNLIEVEVADGKLRGKGGLVLAPPPGLPRDRSLVAGVRPEALEVTEPGAERSVPARVVSAEWLGDEIIYVVDHGGQRDVRVRMAPTVRFAADAPVGLRHNGGPPPVYDVSTEELVA is encoded by the coding sequence ATGGCGGGTATCGAAGTGACCGCCCTGCACAAGCGCTACCCGGACGGGACGGTCGCAGTCGAGCACGTGGACCTGTCCATCGGCGACGGCGAGTTGTTCGTCATGCTCGGCCCTTCGGGTTGCGGTAAGACGACCACGCTGCGGGCCATAGCAGGCCTGGAGCGACAGACGACGGGCGACATCCGCATCGGCGAAACGCTGGTCAACGACCTGCCGCCCGCCGAGCGAGACATCGCCATGGTGTTCCAGTTCTACGCTCTCTACCCGCATCTGAAGACCCGCGACAACCTGGCGTTCCCCCTGCGGGCCGAGGGCCTGCCCAAGGCGGAGGTGCGCGAGCGGGTCGACGAGGCCGCCCGGCTGATGCGGCTCGCTCCGCTCCTGGACCGGCGACCGAACCGGCTGTCCGGCGGGGAGCAGCAGCGCGTCGCGCTCGCTCGCGCCCTGGTGCGACGACCGCGCGCATTCCTCATGGACGAACCCCTCACCAATCTGGACGCGGAGCTGAGGGCGGACATGCGCACGGAGATCAAGCACCTCCAGGGGGAGCTGGGGACGACGATGGTCTACGTCACCCACGACCAAGTCGAGGCGATGTCGCTCGGTCACAGAATCGCCATCCTCAACAAGGGCCGCGTCGAGCAGATCGGCACGCCCCTGGAGGTCTACGACCGTCCGGCGAGTCTCTTCTGCGCCGCATTCATCGGGTCCCCGCCGATGAACCTGATTGAGGTGGAGGTGGCCGACGGGAAGCTGCGCGGCAAGGGCGGACTGGTCCTCGCGCCACCGCCAGGCCTGCCGCGCGACCGTTCCCTGGTCGCGGGCGTCCGTCCGGAGGCACTGGAAGTCACCGAACCAGGGGCGGAGCGTTCGGTCCCGGCCCGCGTGGTCTCGGCGGAGTGGCTGGGCGACGAAATCATCTACGTGGTCGACCACGGCGGCCAGCGCGACGTACGGGTTCGGATGGCACCGACTGTCCGTTTCGCCGCTGACGCACCGGTCGGGCTGCGGCACAACGGCGGACCCCCGCCGGTCTACGACGTGAGCACGGAAGAGCTGGTGGCCTGA
- a CDS encoding HNH endonuclease family protein, translating into MIAATAAALALLTGCGRIGDLAAEPAGQSGGGQDGGSGGSGEDRGVNPLDNPDGTGPGLMALTSGKEKAKARDLIGKVATKGRGAKTGYDRDKFGYAWADNVDGVPWGRNGCDTRNDMLKRDGENVEYRGGSNCVIVTMKLYDPYTGKKIDWSKSAAAKVQIDHVMPLSYDWQMGASRWSESKRKQIANDPLNLMPVDGSTNGSKGDSGPATWLPPRREIRCSYAVRFAQVSLKYDLPVTSADKDAMLEQCK; encoded by the coding sequence TTGATCGCCGCTACCGCGGCGGCGCTGGCGTTGCTGACGGGATGCGGGCGGATAGGCGATCTCGCGGCGGAGCCCGCGGGTCAGAGCGGCGGCGGCCAGGACGGCGGGAGCGGCGGCTCGGGCGAGGATCGTGGCGTCAACCCGCTCGACAACCCCGACGGCACCGGCCCCGGACTGATGGCCCTCACCTCCGGCAAGGAGAAGGCGAAGGCCCGCGACCTCATCGGCAAGGTGGCGACGAAGGGCCGCGGCGCGAAGACCGGCTACGACCGGGACAAGTTCGGCTACGCCTGGGCCGACAACGTGGACGGCGTCCCCTGGGGGCGCAACGGCTGCGACACCCGCAACGACATGCTCAAGCGGGACGGCGAGAACGTCGAGTACCGCGGCGGGTCGAACTGCGTCATCGTCACCATGAAGCTGTACGACCCGTACACCGGCAAGAAGATCGACTGGAGCAAGTCGGCCGCCGCGAAGGTCCAGATCGACCACGTCATGCCCCTGTCGTACGACTGGCAGATGGGCGCGTCGCGGTGGAGCGAGAGCAAGCGCAAGCAGATCGCGAACGACCCGCTCAACCTCATGCCCGTGGACGGCTCCACCAACGGTTCCAAGGGCGACTCCGGCCCGGCCACGTGGCTGCCGCCCCGGCGTGAGATCCGCTGCTCCTACGCCGTGCGGTTCGCCCAGGTCTCCCTCAAGTACGACCTCCCGGTGACCTCCGCCGACAAGGACGCGATGCTGGAGCAGTGCAAGTGA